The DNA segment CGGGCAGCGGCTCGGTGGCGATCATCAGGGAGTAGACCGGGGCGAGGGCGCGGCGGTGACCGGACAGCCCGGCCGTGTAGCCCTCCAGAGCGCGGACCACCGTGCCCGCGCGGACCGTGCCGTGGTCGGTGACGAGCGCGCCGCGCGTGATCTGCTGAACCCGGGTGCCTTCGTGGATGGTGACGCCGAGCCGCTCGACCACGTCGGCGAGACCGCGGACCAGCTTGGCCGGGTGCAGTGCCGCGCAGTCCTCGCTGTAGATGCCGCCGAGCACGTCGTTCGCGTCGCAGATGGCCCGGGTCTTGCCGGCGTCCAGGAACGCGGGGGAGCGCTGGGCCCGCCGCAGCTGTGCCGGGCTGCGGACCAGGGAGATCACGCCGCCCTTGGCGTAGTCGCAGTCGATGCCTTCGGCAGAGGCGGCCCGGCCCACCTCGTCGACGGTCGCCGCGAGCGCCGCGTGCATGGCGGCAGCCTGCTCGTGGCCGTAGCGCCGGGCCAGCTTGGCCGCGGAGACCGGGAACTCGCCGGACGCCCAGCCGCCGTTGCGGCCGGACGCGCCGAACCCGCAGTGCTCGGCTTCCACGATCACGATTCTCAGAGAAGGAGCGGCCTTGGCGAGGTAATAGGCGGTCCACAGGCCGGTGTAGCCACCACCCGCGATCGCCACGTCGGCGTCGCGGTCACCGGGCAGGGGCGGGCGGCGGTCGAGCGGGCCGAGGGAGTCGAGCCAGAACGAAGGAGCAGTCAACGAGTTCCCCAGGCGTAGGTCTGTTTGGCGAGTTTCAAGTACATGAAGGTGTCGGCCGAGGTGACGCCCTCGACCGTGCGGATCTTCTCGTTGAGCAGGTCCAGCAGGTGCGAGTCGTCGGTGCAGACCAGCTCGACGAGCAGGTCGTAGCGTCCGGCGCAGATCACCACGTAGTCCACCTCGGGGATGGTGGCGATCTCGTCGGCGATGGCCCGC comes from the Actinoplanes sp. OR16 genome and includes:
- a CDS encoding FAD-binding oxidoreductase; translation: MTAPSFWLDSLGPLDRRPPLPGDRDADVAIAGGGYTGLWTAYYLAKAAPSLRIVIVEAEHCGFGASGRNGGWASGEFPVSAAKLARRYGHEQAAAMHAALAATVDEVGRAASAEGIDCDYAKGGVISLVRSPAQLRRAQRSPAFLDAGKTRAICDANDVLGGIYSEDCAALHPAKLVRGLADVVERLGVTIHEGTRVQQITRGALVTDHGTVRAGTVVRALEGYTAGLSGHRRALAPVYSLMIATEPLPASFWDRVGLARRETFTDERRLVIYGQRTADDRLAFGGRGAPYHFGSKIQPSYDRVPAVFDALRRTVTELFGIDPPIAYRWGGPLAIPRDWMPSVGLHDGLAWAGGYVGDGVAASNLAGRTLADLIRGVTSDLTTLPWVNHRSRRWEPEPARWLGINAGLKATALLDAWDRRTAA